TGCAGGGTAGGATAGGTGAAGGTGAAGCCATGGTTGACCGCTTTGGAGGGCAGCACGCGTTGACCCTTCAGCAGAATTTCTGACAGCTCGCCGACAGCAGTCTTCAGCACAAACGCCGGGACAGGGAACCAATGCGGGCGGTGGTAGACCTTGCCGACCATCTTGCCGAACTGCTCATTCGTGACCGGCTGCGGAGCTGTGGCATTGACGGGACCATCGATCTCAGGCTGCAAAACGCAGAATTCAATCAGCCGGACGATATCCGCAAGATGAATCCAGGACAGCCATTGCTTCCCGCTGCCGATTCTGCCGCCGAAGCCAAGTGAGTAAGGCAGCTTCATCTTGGGAAAAGCGCCGCTCTCATTGCCCAGCACCACACCCGTGCGCAGCTTGATCAGCCGGAAGCCCTGATAAGCTTCATCCGCAGCCTCTTCCCAGGTCTTGACGACTTCTGACGGGAAATCGACTACCCGGACCGGGGAGGTCTCATCATAAGTATCCTGCTCAGAAGTACCGTAGATAGCGACAGCGGAGGACTGGACGACTACAGGGGGCTTATGCTTAAGGGATTGCAGCAGCTTCCCGGCAGAGTCAACCGTAACCAGCCGGGATTCCATGATGGCCCGCTTACCCCCGGGAGTCCAGCGCTGGCTGAGTGAAGCTCCGGCAAGATTAATCAGCGCATCTGCGCCCTCCGCCGCTTCGGGGTTTGCTTCCAGGCTGTTCCAGGTTAGATAGCTGAGATTCGGATGTCCGGGCTTGCCTTCGGGAAGCTTCCGCCCGACACTGAGCACCTGGTGGCCGCTGCGCAGCAGATACCCGGTCAGCTCCCTGCCGATGAAGCCGCTGCCTCCGCAAATGATATATTTCATAGGGATTCTCCTGTTCTGGATAACTTATATTACTGTGACGGTATGTTATTTCACCAGATGCTTGTAGGGGGCATAGTCGATGCCGTTCTTTTCCAGAAAATTAATCAGGAAGCGGTTATCACGCCGGGGCGTGGCGAGAATATATCCTTGGATACAGTGATCACGGGTTACTTCTGCGGCCCCGCTCTCCACGGCAAGCCGGCCGATCTCGGCAGCGATGGAATGCTTGGCGATATCACGGAAGGGACCGGGCACCGGCTGGACAAGCTGGTCCAGGAACGCCTTCATCTCGTTGCTCCACAGCGGACGGCTGCGCTCGACCCAGTAGTTCTGCCAGTCCAGCTTAGATTTGCCGTCTGCCTTGGGCAGCACCTTCAGAAATTTGCGGAACATGAAAAAGCCGCCGATGCACATGCAGCCCAGCAGGACAAACGTCCAGAATGCAATCGAATTCATAAACCAGTTGCTTGGCGCCGTGGATAATAAGCTTGAGGATAATTGGTAATGCATTGATACACCGCCTTTGACAATGATGATTGTCACTTTCCTTTTGCTCCTCTTGAGTATATCGCATTTGCCGGGTTTTGCGAAGCGGAAGCGGCCCTCCCGGACCTGCCTAGATTTATTCTCCCGATCACGGTAGAATAAGGGTTAATTCGTGAGGGAAAGAGGGAAATAAACATGCTGAAAATAGGTTCTCATGTGTCCTGCGCGGACAAGGGGCTGCTGAGCGCAGCCAATGAAGCCAATGAATACGGATCTACCTCGTTTATGATATATACGGGAGCGCCGCAGAATACGCGCCGGAAGCCGATTGAGTCGATGTTCCCCGAGGAAGGGAAGCTGGCGATGCGGGAGAACGGCGTCAGCGAGATTGTAGTGCATGCCCCCTACATTATTAACCTGGGCTCCTACAAGGAGAACACCTACCAGCTCGCCGTAGACTTCCTGCAGGAGGAGATCCGCCGCACCCATGCGCTGGAGGTGAAGCATATTGTTCTCCATCCGGGTGCCTACACCGATAAGGATGCTGCATTCGGGGTTCAGCGCATTGCCGACGGCTTGAACGAGGTGCTGGGCGGAACAGATGAGACCGAAGTCCATATCGCACTGGAGACGATGGCCGGCAAGGGAACAGAGGTTGGCCGCAGCTTCGAGGAGATTGCCTCTATTATAGATAAAGTGGAATTTAATCAACGGCTGTCCGTTTGTCTTGATACCTGCCACATTCATGATGCGGGCTATGACATCGTGAACGATCTGGACGGGGTGCTACAGCAATTCGATGATATTATCGGTCTTAAGCGGCTGGGCGTCATTCACATCAATGACAGCAAGAACCCGCGCGGAGCGGGCAAAGACCGCCATACCCCGATTGGTTCCGGCTATATCGGATATGAGGCTATCCATAATGTCGTGCATCATGAAGCACTGGCCGGGCTGCCGTTCATCCTGGAGACCCCATGGATCGGCAAGGATGCCAAGAAGGTTCGTCCGATGTACGAGATAGAGATTGCGCTGCTGCGCGGCAATGTGGCGGAGCGCTTTGGAGCGGAATTCCTCCAGGAGCTGGAAGAGCTGCACGCCTTCATGGACAAGCAGGAGCTGGATTCCCGCCGTTATGTACTGGATGTATGGGAGCTGCTGAAGAACGACGCCAAGGCCAAAAAAGCAGATCCCCGCGAGCCTATGGAGCGTCTGTACGACCAGGTTATAGCTGCCGGATTGTTCCCTCAGCTTAGTGAGGAAGCCGTTAACCACCGGCTGATCGCCTGGATGGCCGGCAAGCAACTGCTCCAGAACGCGTAGTCTTACCCGATAACCGATTGCTTAAGCAGATGAGAGGATGGACAGAGGATTATGGAATTACATGTGAAAAGAGATCATTCATCAGGCACCCATCACCCGGACAGGGCACGTATGCTTATCTCCTGTCCTGACGGTCCGGGGATTGTGGCGGCGGTATCGCATTTTCTGTACCAGCACGGGGCCAATATAGTGCAGTCCGATCAATATACGATGGACCCGGACGGCGGGATGTTCTTCATGCGGGTAGAGTTTGACCTGCCTAATCTGGATCAGCGGATTGAAGAAGTGCGTACCATCTTCGGCGGGGTTGCCGAACGCTTCAAGATGGAATGGCAGATTTTCAGCGTAAGCCACAAGAAGCGGCTGGCGATCTTCGTCTCTAAGGAGGACCATTGCCTGGTCGAACTCCTCTGGCAGTGGCAGGCCGGGGATCTGGATGCGGATATCGCCCTTGTCGTCAGCAACCATACCGATATGCAGGCTTATGTGGAGTCTTTCGGGATTCCATTCCATCATATTCCGGTTACGGCCGAGACGAAGGCTGAAGCGGAAGCGCGTCAGCTCGGGGTAATCGGTGATGATATCGATGTTATCATTCTGGCCCGGTACATGCAGATTATTTCTCCATCGTTCATTGAGCATTACCGCCACCGGATTATCAATATCCACCATTCGTTTCTGCCCGCATTCGTTGGCGGCAAGCCGTATGCCCAGGCGTATCAGCGCGGGGTCAAGATCATTGGTGCGACTGCCCACTATGTGACAGAGGAACTGGACGGCGGCCCGATTATTGAGCAGGACGTGCAGCGTGTCAGCCACAGCGATGATGTGAACGAACTGAAGCGCATCGGACGTACGATTGAACGGGTGGTTCTGGCCCGGGCCGTGAAATGGCATATCGAGGACCGTATCCTCGTACACCACAATAAGACCGTTGTGTTTAATTAATACCACTCCGGCAGAAGTCAGGGATCAGGCGATATGCAGATAATAACAGCAGCTTGCCCGCCTGACTTTTGCCGGAATCCTTCTTCAGCCGGGAGTGCCTCCCGCAGCCTCATGCAAAACAACCTCACAATGATAATCTAATACACTTCTCAACACGACAGGTAAAAAAGCATTTTACCGGACATTTTGGCTCTTAGGCCAAGATGTATTTTGCTATGTGCAGAAATCACATTCAAAGGGGGTAAAAGGCTTGGCAACGCAACACGGACGACTGTTAAAACGCAATTATCTCTTTGCCTTTCTCATCCTGATCATCGGCTTCGGCGGACTGCTGGGCTATGATCTTTACTTCAAGCCTTATGTATTGTCGCAGACCGTGGTCAAAATCAAGGTTGATGACGGTGGCATTCTGCCGAAGAATCATGAACTGACTGCGGATCATCTCTATCTGGATTCCGTGCAGACCAAAGACGTTCCGGCCGGGTTCATCCGCAGCGTGGATCAGGTAAAGCATAAGATTACGAACGTGAATCTGACCGATGGCAGCATTCTGACGGAAGCTCTGGTCGATGTAAATGAACTGGAGCCGCAGCAGGATGAAGGCATTTTCCCCATTCCCAAGGATGCCATCTATGCCATTAACGGCTCTCTGCGCAGCAGGGATAAGGTCGATATTTATCTGGTTGATGAACCGGCCGGTTCCGGGCCTGCAGCCACGGCAGACGAGGAGACTCCGCAGGAGATTCCGGCCCGTAAGGTCTTCTTAAGCGGCGTGACCGTGAACTATGTGCGCACAGAAGATAATAATGATGTGCTCGATTCAGAGAACGGCAACAACAATAACCGGTTTACCTCAACCGGGAAAGTAGCTGCCCCCGAGCTGAAGCTGAAGAAAAGCGACGGCGAGCTGCTGGGCACATACCTGGAGCAGGGCAAAAAGCTGTGGATTGTCAGGGTGGTTGAATAGGACCTCATATGAAAGGAGGAAGGATAAGACGTGAAAATATTCAGTCTGGGTGTGGATCAGCTGACGAATAATGAGATCAAGCTTACCGGCTTCACTGTGATTGCGCAACATGTGCTGCCGGAGCCTGAACATGCCGGAGGACATCTCCTGATGGTCACCAGCGAGCAGGTCCCGGTGCAGGATTTAAATGAGCTGCGTACGAGATACCCTAATTCCCTGATCCTGTACATCTACCAGCACAAAGGGGTGAGAAGTTATCAGGCGGTTCATATGAAATGTGAAAGCTTGGGCGTCTTCTTCATGCCCCCGCGTTCAACCTCAGCCGCGATCATAGACAAGCTGCGCTATATGCTGGAGGACGAGTGTAAGGAGAGCAGTAATCTGGTCGGCTTCTTCGGCTCCGGGCCAGGCATCGGCTGCACCAGTATAGCCAAGCTGTTCGCCAGAAGGATAGCCGCTTCAGGGCTGCGGGTGATCCTGCTGGGACTTGATCTGTATGATCCCGGTTATGACCGGCGGACGGCAGTCAGCCTGGACAAGCTGCGCCCGCGGATTACCGGCAAGATGCTGCATAATGAGGATTTTGACGGATGGGTCAAGCAGGAAGGCTACATCTATCTGCCCGGTAACTTCGATTATCTTAGCGCGCAGGATTATCAGGAAGAGGAGATGGAGTACCTTCTGGCCAGAGCGGGCAGCAGCGCCGATGTAGTGATTGCGGACTTCGGATCAATTCCCGAGAGCGCCGCCTGGTATGTAGGCATGCAGAAATCCGCGCTGCGCATGATGGTCACGCATCCAAGGCACGAGTACAGGCTGCAGCCCCTGATGGAGCTGGCCGGGCATATGGATCTGCAGCCGCAGGATTTCCAGTGGATCGTTAACCGCAGCAATGTGGAGGAAGTGACTTCACCGAAGAATCTGGCCCTGCGCTTTGGCAGTGAGCTGCTGCTGGAGCTGCCGTACTATCCGTCTTTCCCGGAGAATCTCCCGCTCGGCAAAAAAGAGCTTCAGCAGGTGGACAGTAAGGTTCACGCGCTGCTGGTATCGCTGGGCCTTGCCCTGGAAGTCCGAAAGAAGGGGATATTTCTATGATAAGCAGTAATGCGGCAGTAGACATCCGGCTGTTCTCACTGAAGGAGAGCGTGCTGCGCACCAGCAAGCCGGGCAAGGAGGACTTCTACAGCTTCCTGCACACCATGAAAAGCGAAATGAACACCGGACTGGACCGGGAGGAAGACAGCTATTTCGAGTTGAATGCCAAGGCGCTCATTGGAGACCCGCAGGCGGTCAGCTTTTTCATGAACGAGATTGAGAAATACTTACGCCGCACCCCGTTCACCGGGCAGGTGCCGGAGGCTTACCGGACAGCAGCCGAAGCGCTGTTTCATGAATGGAAGGGCTTTGGCCCCGCGTACCGCTGGTTCACGGACAGGGCTTATAGTGAATCCACCGGGATGCAGATTATCGGGCGGCAGATTTTTTATAACCATCAAGGCAGGTTTGTGGCGTATCCCTATGAGATGCCTTCGCTGGACCGGGTAGAGCAGCTGAAGCGCTCGCTTCTAAAGAGTGATCCGGGCAAGAAGCTGAACAAGGATAATCCTTCGGTAGAATTTAAAATGGATGACCCCCTGTGGCCGGGCCGCTTCATCCGTCTGGCGATCTGGGTCTCCCCGCGGGTCTGGGAGGGCTTCACCACCATCTCGCTGCGGCGGCAGGTCTTTGAATTTCTGGATCTGGATGACCAGGCGGGTACAGAATGCATTCCTGCGGAAGCGATTGATCTGATCCGTGCGCTGACCGGTACGTTCCGCAATACGATCATTGCCGGTGCCGTAGGATCGGGCAAAACCACGTTCGCCAATACCATTGTCGGGGAGCAGCTGCTTGGCTCATCCTCCTGTATGGGTGTCGTAATGATCGAGAAGCACCCGGAGTCGATTCTGCCTTACCAGATCAAGGGTCACCGGATTATCCCGATCCAGGCCTCCAATGAGGAGCTCATGGAGGTTGGGGTGGAATCGCTGCGGCATGACCCGAACATTCTGTACATGACGGAAATGCGTTATCACGAGTGGGAGTTCTACCTGTGGAGCGGTGAGAAGGGGTATGACGGCATTACTGGGACTTTTCATACGGTGGATGCGGAGGACATCCCTTATCAGGGGGCGTTTGCCGTATCCACGCGGATTGGCGGCAGCTTGAAGGGGCATCTCATCTCGGCGCTGAAATCGTGCGAGCTGGTGTTCATTCTGGAGAGTGTGCCGGAGGGCAAAAAGCGGCTTGCGCGAATCTCCGAGGTCTACTATGAGGAGTCCACCAACTCGGTATTTGCGAATGATCTGATGCGCTGGGAGCCGGAGCAGTCGGGCTGGAGCTATAATGACAGGCTGACCGAAGGGCTGATGCTGAAGATGAAGAAGAAAAACGCCAGAGCCGCGCGGGTATTTCTGCAGGAGCTTGGCCATCTCGCCGCGCAGAAGCCGATGACGGGTCCGCTGAAGGAGAGTCTGAAATCCAAAATGGTGTTGAACGAATAGGAGGGGAAACCTGTGGAGCTTCTGCTGTATATCATCCGGTTTATCCTTCATTTACTCGTAGCGGGCGGACTCTGGCTATTGGTGAGGCCGCTGATCGAGCGGCATTTGCAGCAATGGGGCTACAAGCTGGATTCACGGATGAATCTGCGGATGAGCCGGTTTGGCCAGAAGGTCAGTACGGTCAGGCAAACGATGTGGCTGTACCGCCATCTGGATAAGCTGCTGTACTTTGCCGCGAAGAGATACGAGCCGGGAATCAGTGTGCTGCGTTTTGCCGCGCGCTCAGGAATGCTGTTCCTGGGGGTGTATCTGTCGAGTCTGTTGACGCTTAAGGAGCTGCCGGGGCAGCTTAGCTTCAGCAATCCTTTTCTGGAGGGAATGGTGTTAAACGATGGCGCGCCGGTTCAGCACGCTTGGCGGCTGCCGCTGTTCCTGGCGGTTCTCGCGGCCTCTATCCCTTATCTGCGGATGAGATATACCTATGCCCAGCGTAAGGTGCGGGGAAGCTACGATCTGCTCGATGTGATTCAGATTGCCACCAAATTTACGCATCTGTCTGCGGATTCGATTTTGCAGAGAACCAGTGATTTGCTGCCGGCAGACAATGTGCTGAAGACCCCTCTGAAGCTGCTGGGGGCGGCGTTCGCCAATTACAGCCATGAGCGGGAGCTGAATGAGGAAGCGGAGCGTTTTGCCGGAGCGATTGGAACGACATTTGCGGTTGAATTCGTATCGGATCTTCTGTATTGCGAGAAGGAAGGGACACGTTATCTCAAAAGCTCCCTCATGGCGCTAAGCCGCACCATGGAGCTGCAGCGGGAGACGATTCTGACGGTCAAGGCAAGCAGCCGGGATGCGATCAGCCTGGGGCTGTACGGAAATCTGATCGTGCTGGTGTCTTCGGTGGGAACATTCATGTACATGCTGAAGCCTGATGTTTATTTCAAACTACAATTCGAGACGTCCATTGGACTGGCGTTCATGATGGTGATTATTGCGGGCTTGTTCATCTCGTTCATGATCAGTACCATTCTGGCCAGGCCCAAGCTGGACTACCACTAAGGTGATGACTTATGGAGCGAGTACTACTATTAATAGCTGTAGCAGGGATTGTATATCTCGCCTTACTGGTGTTTGTTAGCAGCAGCAGCCGGCAGGAGCGTTATATGCTTCGACTGGGAGTGAAATGGAGAGCCTTCGGCGAACGCCTGCACAATGAGCGGCTGCAGCAGCTGCTGAACCGGAGCGGACTGACGATTTCAGCCGGTAAAATCATGCTGTTTCGTTATTCGGCGGCACTGCTCTATCTGCTTGTCCAGGCAACGGGGGATTTCATCCGCTCTGAGTCTATGTCGGTCTATGATCCGCTGATTGCCTTGCTGATTCTGCTGGTTACCAGTCCGCAGCGTGTGCTCCCACTGGGCTGGCTGCTGGCCTGGCTGCATCAGAGAACCCTGATTCAGCAGGACGGGGAGCTGATCTCCTTCATCCGCCTCTACGAGAATAACCGGCTGCGTAAGCGCGGGTATGTGGAGTTTGGTGCTTTTTGCGCCGGGACAGCCAGTCATTTCAATTATATCCGCCAGGAGCTGTATGAGCTCTCCGAGCGGGCGGTGGATGAGGGGACGGAGCGGGCGATTGAATGGTTCTGCGGCAGATTTCCCGGGAATCACGCGTTCATCAACGACATCCGTTCGATTCTGCTGGCGACAGAAGGGATGGACGATGACCATGAGGCGGCAAAATATTTGCGCGAGCAGGGCAAAATTATTACCAAGATTTCTAGCGATCAATATCTGAAGAAATGGTCTTTTATCGGGGATATTTCGACAATCATCAATGTGATTCCCTCTATCGCTACCTTCCTTATGATCGTCTCGCTGGCGATGCAGTACATTATGCTGATCAAAGGCAATTTCAACGGCGTTGGCATGTTTCAGTGAGCAGAAAGTACCGAAGGTGAAATTTTTGTTATATTCAAGCAGGCTTTTAAAATATACAATCAAAAGGGAGATATTAACAATGAAAAAAGATGCTATTTCGACTGGTTTGTTCATCGCGATCGGATTCCTGTGCGTGGCTATCGTAATTGCGATCCTGATTCCTGTGGTCCGGGACGTGATTGATAAGGCGGATGACAACAGACCGGAGATTCCCAAGGTGAGCTATGTGCAGCCGGGAGAATCCGGGAAAACGGAAGTAACATATACGCTTGCTCAACCTCTGGTTTAACAGAGATGAAGAAGGATTCGATTTCCGTTGCGCTGTTTCTGGCGATTGGCTTTGTGATTGCGGGGATTTTTATCGCTGGGGCTGTGAGCATCATCGGCGGCAGCCAGGATGAGATCATTACCCATGTCAAAGCGGTTGAACAGTACTAAAAGGAGGCGCTGCGCTTGAAGGCAACCGTCCTCCGGGCCTTGTTCATGTGGCTGGTGCTGTTCATTATTCTGCAGCCGATTTTTTCGTATATCGATTATTTGCTCGATCTGCAGGTCAAGGCCAACACCTCGTATATCACGCAAAAAGCAGCGACAGAAGGTAGAGTCACACCCTCTATGAAAGCTGAAGTCGTTGCTAACCTGAAGGCTGTCGGATTCCCGGAGAATTCAATTAAAATCACAAGTGGAACAGAAGTAATTCTGGAGCGCAAGCAGCGGATTGATGTGTTCGTGACCGCGCCCAGGGTGAACCTGTTTCCGTATAATTTCTCCGGCGTATCCCAGCCGACCCTGTACTATGGACATAGCACGATCATGAGTGAATATCTCGATTGATTAAGGGATGAAACAAACCTATGGATTATGTGATTAAGCTGGCGTTTGTGCTGCTGATTTTTATCTATTCTTGGTTTTTTCAGATTCAGAACCAGGAGTGGGACACGGTCCGCAGTATGCTTAAGGATGCCAACAACATGGCTGTCCATGACGCCTCCCAGGAGTTGAACGAAGCTGCGCGGGCACAGGGCCGTCTGGTCATTGCCCCCGCTGAGGCGTATGCCGCCTTCCGCCAAACCCTGCAGCGCAATCTCGGACTGGATGACGGCTTATCCCCCTTAGCGGGGAGCCGGCTTCAGGCGCAGGTGAAGATCGTCAAGTTCGACATTGTGGACGAAGCCACGGGAGCTACGTTTCCCATGCTCTATGAAGACCCTGCTTATGGTATCACCAAATACATACAAGGCCCTTCGGTCATTGCCGTCATTCAGACGCAGCATCCGGTTCTTATCTCAAGAGACAAGGTGCAGGAAGCGATCACAGTCCCGGCGGTTCAGGAATATAGGATGAATCGGTGAGGGGTCGGCGAAGACGAGTGAGATCTAACAGCGTAAGGCGAACGAAATTCAAATAGCGAAGGAATTATGATTATAAAACTAAGGGAGAGATAGATTATGATGAACAGGAAGATTAGCAAGGGGAAAGCAGGAGTGAAATTTTTTTTGGCGGCAGCTCTGCTCGCGGGTTCGGTTGTTCAGGGCGGGGCGGTTAGTGCGGCGGGGGCACAGTCTGTTCAGCCTACAGCAAAGGCTGCGGCTACGCCGATTATGAGGGACAACCTGTCTAAATACGGGTTGGTGAAGGATGTGGAGCTGCCGGTTACGGTTACGGCCGGTGGGCTGAGTTATACGTTGGAGAAGATTATGATTTATGATGCGAAGTCGAAGGATGCTCAGGGGCTGGCTAAACAATATGGATATGATCTGGATGGTGCCCAGTATTTTATTTGGACAAAGATTACGGTAGAGAATAAGGGAACAACAGTTGTCCAAAGAAACTTTAAAGATTTGAAAAATAAATGGCGTTTCAATTTTGGTGATCTATCTGAAGGTGAGGCATTCAATATCATGCCAAGTAAATTTGTCAATATAGAAAATAGCAAAAGTGCTTTATGGACATGGGTATTGAAACCGGGGGAAAAGTTAAGTTCTTATCAAGGCTTTTTATACAGTGGTAAGTTCAACTATTTTGAGATTTGGTTAGATAGCAAAGGGACATCTGCCACAAAGTACATTGTGAACGAGAAGAAGTAGAGGATGAAGGAATGAAAACTAAACAATTTTGGATTACCGCAATGGTTATCCTGTTAGTTTTTGGGTTGCTTTCGCCAACTCTCATCTATTCTGCAGAGAGTACAGGGGCTAAGCAAGGCAAAGTCAGCATACCGGTGACAACCGGGTTAATCGGCTCAGGGAATAGTGCCAAGACATTTTATCTGGATCTGCCCAGCGGGGTCACCGGCCCCGCAATTAAGACAGGGACACTTGAATATTCAGGAAACAACAGTGTTGTAGGAGCTCTCACTGTCGAGAACGGGAAGATCAAGGTTACGCTGAAGGGTAACGTGAGGGAGGAGACTTTTCCCGTATTAGGGAAAGATGGACTGTTTACCAAGCCTTTTGTGAGCACTCCCGGAAACTCCATCTGGCGCTATGCCGATGGACGGCGCTGGCAAATCAACGATTACAAAGAAGACAAGGGGTACAACGTAAGTTACAACAAAAATGCAGACGATTACGGAGTACCATCTGCAGTACCACCTAAAACAACGGTTTCAACGAAGTCAGACCCCGTGAATCCTAGTGCAGCAACTTGGTATAAGCTGGATCAAACTCCGGTTCCATATAGTAGTGTGATTCAATCTAGTATTAAGCTTAATGCTGGTGATCTTATGAAAGATAATGGGACTACCAGTGTTAAGAATGGGAAGTTTGTGATTACTTATACAGTACCCTCTAAAAATTATGCTCCAGAGAAAGTATCCGACAGTTTT
This region of Paenibacillus sp. FSL K6-1096 genomic DNA includes:
- a CDS encoding TIGR01777 family oxidoreductase gives rise to the protein MKYIICGGSGFIGRELTGYLLRSGHQVLSVGRKLPEGKPGHPNLSYLTWNSLEANPEAAEGADALINLAGASLSQRWTPGGKRAIMESRLVTVDSAGKLLQSLKHKPPVVVQSSAVAIYGTSEQDTYDETSPVRVVDFPSEVVKTWEEAADEAYQGFRLIKLRTGVVLGNESGAFPKMKLPYSLGFGGRIGSGKQWLSWIHLADIVRLIEFCVLQPEIDGPVNATAPQPVTNEQFGKMVGKVYHRPHWFPVPAFVLKTAVGELSEILLKGQRVLPSKAVNHGFTFTYPTLQPALEQLKSE
- a CDS encoding DUF2621 domain-containing protein → MHYQLSSSLLSTAPSNWFMNSIAFWTFVLLGCMCIGGFFMFRKFLKVLPKADGKSKLDWQNYWVERSRPLWSNEMKAFLDQLVQPVPGPFRDIAKHSIAAEIGRLAVESGAAEVTRDHCIQGYILATPRRDNRFLINFLEKNGIDYAPYKHLVK
- a CDS encoding deoxyribonuclease IV, whose protein sequence is MLKIGSHVSCADKGLLSAANEANEYGSTSFMIYTGAPQNTRRKPIESMFPEEGKLAMRENGVSEIVVHAPYIINLGSYKENTYQLAVDFLQEEIRRTHALEVKHIVLHPGAYTDKDAAFGVQRIADGLNEVLGGTDETEVHIALETMAGKGTEVGRSFEEIASIIDKVEFNQRLSVCLDTCHIHDAGYDIVNDLDGVLQQFDDIIGLKRLGVIHINDSKNPRGAGKDRHTPIGSGYIGYEAIHNVVHHEALAGLPFILETPWIGKDAKKVRPMYEIEIALLRGNVAERFGAEFLQELEELHAFMDKQELDSRRYVLDVWELLKNDAKAKKADPREPMERLYDQVIAAGLFPQLSEEAVNHRLIAWMAGKQLLQNA
- the purU gene encoding formyltetrahydrofolate deformylase, whose product is MELHVKRDHSSGTHHPDRARMLISCPDGPGIVAAVSHFLYQHGANIVQSDQYTMDPDGGMFFMRVEFDLPNLDQRIEEVRTIFGGVAERFKMEWQIFSVSHKKRLAIFVSKEDHCLVELLWQWQAGDLDADIALVVSNHTDMQAYVESFGIPFHHIPVTAETKAEAEARQLGVIGDDIDVIILARYMQIISPSFIEHYRHRIINIHHSFLPAFVGGKPYAQAYQRGVKIIGATAHYVTEELDGGPIIEQDVQRVSHSDDVNELKRIGRTIERVVLARAVKWHIEDRILVHHNKTVVFN
- a CDS encoding ATPase, T2SS/T4P/T4SS family yields the protein MISSNAAVDIRLFSLKESVLRTSKPGKEDFYSFLHTMKSEMNTGLDREEDSYFELNAKALIGDPQAVSFFMNEIEKYLRRTPFTGQVPEAYRTAAEALFHEWKGFGPAYRWFTDRAYSESTGMQIIGRQIFYNHQGRFVAYPYEMPSLDRVEQLKRSLLKSDPGKKLNKDNPSVEFKMDDPLWPGRFIRLAIWVSPRVWEGFTTISLRRQVFEFLDLDDQAGTECIPAEAIDLIRALTGTFRNTIIAGAVGSGKTTFANTIVGEQLLGSSSCMGVVMIEKHPESILPYQIKGHRIIPIQASNEELMEVGVESLRHDPNILYMTEMRYHEWEFYLWSGEKGYDGITGTFHTVDAEDIPYQGAFAVSTRIGGSLKGHLISALKSCELVFILESVPEGKKRLARISEVYYEESTNSVFANDLMRWEPEQSGWSYNDRLTEGLMLKMKKKNARAARVFLQELGHLAAQKPMTGPLKESLKSKMVLNE